In a genomic window of Zingiber officinale cultivar Zhangliang chromosome 9B, Zo_v1.1, whole genome shotgun sequence:
- the LOC122022773 gene encoding uncharacterized protein LOC122022773: protein MNLLCMVLLLPSSPFNESLIFLVVFPSVQVKLIKCLVENIVVDISFNQVGGLCTLCFLEEMDKVIDQNHLFKRSIILIKAWCYYESRILGAHHGLISTYALETLVLYVFHVFNNSFVGPLEVLYWFLEFFSNFDWENYCISLRGPVPIRLLPDMTADPPRKDDGKLLFTEAFIDHRTAVYSVTPGGQENHSQPFVSKHFNVIDPLRTNNNLGRSVSKGNFTRIRSAFAFGATKLARLLECPKDAIIMELNDFFVNTWIRHGTGHRPDIHSLDLQPFQQLKTLSIEPKHLKTSAIVGRRFENGIFRVAKEHSTETSQSSHNLINEIVANHQEMFKANTLSAVSLDSDKSQKNLKSSYSANPWKEQGKLQFARTRSSPELTETSLDLSRARHGRAMETVKVQSQTKFNSNIRTKNLGSEIIGSHNSKSFDDSVSKRLIPSHKNVEMVSDTNNVSNSHQADCGFSNMGVELASVSEALEMQQEEQDLVNMMGSSGIHSFNGQIPYQMHVAPYNLPLTFSPFPTSMGYVKRNLAGVMPSNLPLLGAPWASTMQFNQSLASIPLSHYINVATLSSNVGGTVDSSNDGSAVVELKENEVGHSNWQEEEAVLSRGSNPSHSVSPDYKQQKLKGSLTSSPTARGINSGSDPWECDRVGREDGSLSREETNGSFQSKTTKVDDIQSNSWTANPRLFPLSRVASSKSSSRGKSILENHKDKLTANTSGSAREKWGRKSSSPSVSPSARGKDNSRLQFEGSSDIGLVKVNNDVSDLIPSTVGNDMPEKITESSSLVAPDARSHNLPGQESEQNQSDPLIPFAPVLVDTSQQRAMDYSKFFPTFVATGPPVPYLVFPFGSFTSNSGKTDGYAGQLDREEVTDQFQESSEHHVDLLENLEQSEAVVSPTVSMNSGSEFSKESTSDILNSDLNGHQQNLVYGRFCQNPYHGTVFYSSPYVGPEIYLPGHYPWDGPGRSLSANLNYAQAMGYNSRLMPVLPLQSGPDAASITFRHSVDEAPRPRVGTGTYLPNPKVSFRDRQSSSRNRGNRNYDRNDAGDRPRAFDLSHGRNQSDRARTGRLPTARNHEDKRWESYKHEPLAHRGHDRTFASTNLSGNLDNAHGRHPQFASHSNGVLPAADQLIPPVVFMYPYDQRIANGSTADQLMFDSLRAVHIPIGNEAHRLRVTEGERFDHKHDSQHRVSSRPSSDQPSSP from the exons ATGAATTTGCTTTGCATGGTACTTCTGTTACCATCATCGCCGTTCAATGAATCTCTCATTTTTCTGGTGGTGTTTCCATCTGTGCAGGTAAAACTTATAAAGTGTCTCGTTGAAAATATTGTTGTTGATATTTCTTTTAATCAAGTTGGTGGTCTATGCACACTTTGTTTTCTGGAAGAG ATGGACAAAGTGATAGATCAAAATCATCTATTCAAACGAAGCATTATATTAATCAAAGCATGGTGTTATTATGAAAGTCGAATATTGGGTGCACATCATGGACTTATATCAACATATGCATTGGAGACATTGGTGCTTTATGTATTTCATGTCTTCAATAATTCATTCGTTGGTCCACTTGAG GTCTTGTATTGGTTTCTGGAATTTTTTAGTAATTTTGACTGGGAAAATTATTGCATTAGTCTTAGGGGTCCAGTACCTATCCGTTTGCTTCCAGATATGACTG CGGATCCTCCAAGAAAGGATGATGGCAAATTGTTGTTTACCGAAGCCTTTATTGACCACCGCACTGCAGTATATTCTGTCACACCTGGTGGACAAGAAAATCACAGCCAACCTTTTGTTTCAAAGCATTTTAATGTTATTGATCCTTTAAGGACGAACAACAATCTTGGACGTAGTGTGAGCAAAG GAAATTTCACCAGAATACGAAGTGCTTTTGCATTCGGAGCCACAAAATTAGCCAGGTTACTTGAATGCCCAAAAGATGCAATAATTATGGAATTAAATGATTTCTTTGTTAACACATGGATAAGACATGGTACTGGTCATCGTCCTGATATTCATAGCTTAGATTTACAACCTTTTCAACAACTAAAAACTCTTTCGATTGAGCCTAAACACCTAAAAACCAGTGCAATTGTTGGAAGGAGGTTTGAGAATGGAATATTTCGAGTTGCCAAGGAGCATTCGACTGAAACTAGCCAAAGTTCTCATAATTTGATTAATGAAATTGTTGCCAATCATCAGGAAATGTTCAAAGCTAACACTTTATCTGCAGTCTCTCTTGATAGTGACAAAAgtcaaaaaaatttgaaatctagTTACTCTGCCAATCCATGGAAAGAGCAGGGTAAACTTCAGTTTGCAAGGACTAGATCTAGTCCTGAGCTGACAGAAACATCTTTGGATTTATCTCGTGCAAGGCATGGTAGAGCAATGGAAACAGTGAAAGTACAAAGCCAAACAAAGTTCAATTCTAATATCAGAACGAAAAATTTGGGATCTGAAATAATAGGCAGTCACAATTCTAAGTCTTTTGATGATTCTGTATCAAAGCGGCTGATTCCATCACATAAAAATGTTGAAATGGTTTCTGACACAAACAATGTTTCAAATAGCCATCAGGCAGATTGTGGATTTTCTAACATGGGGGTTGAACTTGCTTCTGTATCAGAGGCCTTGGAGATGCAGCAGGAAGAACAAGACTTGGTGAATATGATGGGATCTTCCGGCATTCATAGTTTTAATGGACAGATTCCATATCAAATGCATGTAGCCCCATATAATCTGCCACTAACATTTTCACCTTTTCCAACTTCAATGGGTTATGTTAAGAGAAATTTGGCTGGAGTTATGCCTTCAAATTTACCCCTTCTTGGGGCTCCATGGGCGTCCACTATGCAATTTAATCAAAGTCTTGCTTCCATTCCCCTTTCCCATTACATCAATGTTGCCACATTAAGTTCAAATGTGGGTGGCACTGTCGATTCTTCTAATGATGGTTCTGCAGTAGTGGAGCTTAAGGAAAATGAAGTTGGTCACAGTAATTGGCAGGAAGAAGAGGCTGTACTCTCCAGAGGGTCTAATCCTAGTCACAGTGTTTCTCCTGACTACAAGCAGCAAAAACTAAAGGGCAGTTTGACCTCGAGTCCTACAGCAAGAGGCATCAATTCTGGTTCAGATCCATGGGAATGTGATAGAGTAGGTAGAGAAGATGGAAGTTTGTCTAGAGAAGAAACCAATGGCTCATTTCAATCCAAAACAACTAAAGTTGATGATATTCAATCTAATTCCTGGACTGCAAACCCTAGGCTTTTCCCTCTGTCACGGGTAGCTTCTTCTAAAAGCAGTTCTAGAGGCAAATCTATATTAGAAAATCATAAAGACAAGTTAACTGCAAACACCTCAGGGTCTGCCAGGGAAAAATGGggtagaaaatcaagttccccatCAGTCTCACCATCTGCTCGTGGAAAAGACAACAGTAGATTGCAGTTTGAGGGTTCCTCTGACATTGGTTTGGTCAAGGTAAATAATGATGTTTCAGATTTGATACCTTCAACTGTGGGAAATGATATGCCTGAAAAAATCACCGAATCATCATCTTTAGTCGCACCAGATGCAAGAAGCCATAATCTACCAGGCCAGGAATCTGAGCAAAATCAGTCAGATCCATTGATCCCTTTTGCACCAGTTCTTGTTGACACTTCCCAGCAGAGGGCCATGGATTATTCCAAGTTCTTTCCAACATTTGTTGCTACTGGTCCACCAGTTCCATACTTGGTATTTCCCTTTGGTAGTTTCACTTCCAACTCTGGAAAAACAGATGGATATGCAGGGCAATTGGATAGGGAAGAAGTGACAGATCAATTTCAAGAAAGTTCTGAACACCACGTCGATTTATTGGAGAACCTTGAGCAGTCTGAGGCTGTAGTGAGCCCTACTGTTTCTATGAATTCTGGTTCTGAGTTCTCCAAGGAATCTACTTCTGACATTCTAAACAGTGATCTGAATGGCCATCAGCAAAATCTAGTATATGGACGATTCTGCCAAAACCCTTATCATGGAACTGTATTCTACTCTTCGCCTTATGTAGGGCCAGAAATTTATCTTCCTGGTCATTACCCATGGGATGGTCCTGGAAGATCTCTTTCTGCTAATCTGAACTATGCACAAGCTATGGGATACAATTCTCGACTGATGCCTGTTTTGCCACTCCAGTCTGGTCCTGATGCGGCCTCTATTACCTTCCGGCATAGCGTAGATGAAGCTCCGAGGCCTCGTGTTGGTACTGGAACATACCTGCCAAATCCT AAGGTTTCTTTTAGAGATCGACAAAGTAGTTCAAGGAATCGAGGGAACCGGAACTATGATCGTAATGATGCTGGGGACAGACCAAGGGCTTTTGATCTTAGTCATGGCCGCAACCAATCTGATAGAGCCCGGACTGGCCGGCTTCCTACAGCCAGAAATCATGAGGATAAAAGATGGGAGTCATACAAGCATGAGCCTCTTGCCCACAGAGGTCATGACCGCACATTTGCATCTACAAATTTGTCGGGCAATCTAGATAATGCACATGGCAGGCACCCGCAATTTGCTTCCCATTCAAATGGTGTTCTTCCAGCTGCTGACCAACTAATTCCTCCTGTTGTGTTCATGTACCCATATGATCAAAGAATTGCAAATGGTTCGACTGCTGACCAACTTATGTTTGATTCTCTGAGGGCTGTGCATATACCTATTGGTAATGAAGCCCATAGGTTAAGAGTTACAGAAGGTGAACGTTTTGATCACAAGCATGATTCACAACACAGAGTTTCTTCTCGGCCATCTTCAGATCAACCTTCTTCACCTTAA
- the LOC122022379 gene encoding uncharacterized protein LOC122022379, translating into MGDHGVWPQLNGLLPNGLLPEEMTNAAQMRDADRWLKAEVQTAELIARIQPNPSSEERRNAVANYVQRLITDCLSCPVFTFGSVPLKTYLPDGDIDLTAFSDNENIKDTWAATVCAVLEREEKNENAEFRVKEVKYIQAEVKLIKCLVENIVVDISFNQVGGLCTLCFLEEMDKVIDQNHLFKRSIILIKAWCYYESRILGAHHGLISTYALETLVLYVFHVFNNSFVGPLEVLYWFLEFFSNFDWENYCISLRGPVPIRLLPDMTADPPRKDDGKLLFTEAFIDHRTAVYSVTPGGQENHSQPFVSKHFNVIDPLRTNNNLGRSVSKGNFTRIRSAFAFGATKLARLLECPKDAIIMELNDFFVNTWIRHGTGHRPDIHSLDLQPFQQLKTLSIEPKHLKTSAIVGRRFENGIFRVAKEHSTETSQSSHNLINEIVANHQEMFKANTLSAVSLDSDKSQKNLKSSYSANPWKEQGKLQFARTRSSPELTETSLDLSRARHGRAMETVKVQSQTKFNSNIRTKNLGSEIIGSHNSKSFDDSVSKRLIPSHKNVEMVSDTNNVSNSHQADCGFSNMGVELASVSEALEMQQEEQDLVNMMGSSGIHSFNGQIPYQMHVAPYNLPLTFSPFPTSMGYVKRNLAGVMPSNLPLLGAPWASTMQFNQSLASIPLSHYINVATLSSNVGGTVDSSNDGSAVVELKENEVGHSNWQEEEAVLSRGSNPSHSVSPDYKQQKLKGSLTSSPTARGINSGSDPWECDRVGREDGSLSREETNGSFQSKTTKVDDIQSNSWTANPRLFPLSRVASSKSSSRGKSILENHKDKLTANTSGSAREKWGRKSSSPSVSPSARGKDNSRLQFEGSSDIGLVKVNNDVSDLIPSTVGNDMPEKITESSSLVAPDARSHNLPGQESEQNQSDPLIPFAPVLVDTSQQRAMDYSKFFPTFVATGPPVPYLVFPFGSFTSNSGKTDGYAGQLDREEVTDQFQESSEHHVDLLENLEQSEAVVSPTVSMNSGSEFSKESTSDILNSDLNGHQQNLVYGRFCQNPYHGTVFYSSPYVGPEIYLPGHYPWDGPGRSLSANLNYAQAMGYNSRLMPVLPLQSGPDAASITFRHSVDEAPRPRVGTGTYLPNPKVSFRDRQSSSRNRGNRNYDRNDAGDRPRAFDLSHGRNQSDRARTGRLPTARNHEDKRWESYKHEPLAHRGHDRTFASTNLSGNLDNAHGRHPQFASHSNGVLPAADQLIPPVVFMYPYDQRIANGSTADQLMFDSLRAVHIPIGNEAHRLRVTEGERFDHKHDSQHRVSSRPSSDQPSSP; encoded by the exons ATGGGTGATCATGGAGTTTGGCCACAGCTAAATGGCCTACTTCCAAATGGTCTTTTGCCTGAAGAAATGACCAATGCAGCCCAAATGCGTGATGCAGATAGATGGCTTAAGGCAGAGGTGCAAACTGCTGAGTTGATTGCACGAATTCAGCCCAATCCCTCATCTGAGGAGCGCCGAAATGCTGTGGCCAATTATGTCCAGCGTCTGATTACAGACTGCCTCTCCTGCCCG GTTTTTACGTTTGGGTCAGTTCCTCTCAAGACCTATTTACCTGATGGAGACATAGACCTTACTGCATTCAGTGATAATGAGAATATAAAAGATACGTGGGCTGCTACAGTATGTGCTGTATTAGAGAgggaagagaaaaatgaaaatgcTGAGTTCCGAGTAAAAGAAGTTAAATATATTCAAGCAGAG GTAAAACTTATAAAGTGTCTCGTTGAAAATATTGTTGTTGATATTTCTTTTAATCAAGTTGGTGGTCTATGCACACTTTGTTTTCTGGAAGAG ATGGACAAAGTGATAGATCAAAATCATCTATTCAAACGAAGCATTATATTAATCAAAGCATGGTGTTATTATGAAAGTCGAATATTGGGTGCACATCATGGACTTATATCAACATATGCATTGGAGACATTGGTGCTTTATGTATTTCATGTCTTCAATAATTCATTCGTTGGTCCACTTGAG GTCTTGTATTGGTTTCTGGAATTTTTTAGTAATTTTGACTGGGAAAATTATTGCATTAGTCTTAGGGGTCCAGTACCTATCCGTTTGCTTCCAGATATGACTG CGGATCCTCCAAGAAAGGATGATGGCAAATTGTTGTTTACCGAAGCCTTTATTGACCACCGCACTGCAGTATATTCTGTCACACCTGGTGGACAAGAAAATCACAGCCAACCTTTTGTTTCAAAGCATTTTAATGTTATTGATCCTTTAAGGACGAACAACAATCTTGGACGTAGTGTGAGCAAAG GAAATTTCACCAGAATACGAAGTGCTTTTGCATTCGGAGCCACAAAATTAGCCAGGTTACTTGAATGCCCAAAAGATGCAATAATTATGGAATTAAATGATTTCTTTGTTAACACATGGATAAGACATGGTACTGGTCATCGTCCTGATATTCATAGCTTAGATTTACAACCTTTTCAACAACTAAAAACTCTTTCGATTGAGCCTAAACACCTAAAAACCAGTGCAATTGTTGGAAGGAGGTTTGAGAATGGAATATTTCGAGTTGCCAAGGAGCATTCGACTGAAACTAGCCAAAGTTCTCATAATTTGATTAATGAAATTGTTGCCAATCATCAGGAAATGTTCAAAGCTAACACTTTATCTGCAGTCTCTCTTGATAGTGACAAAAgtcaaaaaaatttgaaatctagTTACTCTGCCAATCCATGGAAAGAGCAGGGTAAACTTCAGTTTGCAAGGACTAGATCTAGTCCTGAGCTGACAGAAACATCTTTGGATTTATCTCGTGCAAGGCATGGTAGAGCAATGGAAACAGTGAAAGTACAAAGCCAAACAAAGTTCAATTCTAATATCAGAACGAAAAATTTGGGATCTGAAATAATAGGCAGTCACAATTCTAAGTCTTTTGATGATTCTGTATCAAAGCGGCTGATTCCATCACATAAAAATGTTGAAATGGTTTCTGACACAAACAATGTTTCAAATAGCCATCAGGCAGATTGTGGATTTTCTAACATGGGGGTTGAACTTGCTTCTGTATCAGAGGCCTTGGAGATGCAGCAGGAAGAACAAGACTTGGTGAATATGATGGGATCTTCCGGCATTCATAGTTTTAATGGACAGATTCCATATCAAATGCATGTAGCCCCATATAATCTGCCACTAACATTTTCACCTTTTCCAACTTCAATGGGTTATGTTAAGAGAAATTTGGCTGGAGTTATGCCTTCAAATTTACCCCTTCTTGGGGCTCCATGGGCGTCCACTATGCAATTTAATCAAAGTCTTGCTTCCATTCCCCTTTCCCATTACATCAATGTTGCCACATTAAGTTCAAATGTGGGTGGCACTGTCGATTCTTCTAATGATGGTTCTGCAGTAGTGGAGCTTAAGGAAAATGAAGTTGGTCACAGTAATTGGCAGGAAGAAGAGGCTGTACTCTCCAGAGGGTCTAATCCTAGTCACAGTGTTTCTCCTGACTACAAGCAGCAAAAACTAAAGGGCAGTTTGACCTCGAGTCCTACAGCAAGAGGCATCAATTCTGGTTCAGATCCATGGGAATGTGATAGAGTAGGTAGAGAAGATGGAAGTTTGTCTAGAGAAGAAACCAATGGCTCATTTCAATCCAAAACAACTAAAGTTGATGATATTCAATCTAATTCCTGGACTGCAAACCCTAGGCTTTTCCCTCTGTCACGGGTAGCTTCTTCTAAAAGCAGTTCTAGAGGCAAATCTATATTAGAAAATCATAAAGACAAGTTAACTGCAAACACCTCAGGGTCTGCCAGGGAAAAATGGggtagaaaatcaagttccccatCAGTCTCACCATCTGCTCGTGGAAAAGACAACAGTAGATTGCAGTTTGAGGGTTCCTCTGACATTGGTTTGGTCAAGGTAAATAATGATGTTTCAGATTTGATACCTTCAACTGTGGGAAATGATATGCCTGAAAAAATCACCGAATCATCATCTTTAGTCGCACCAGATGCAAGAAGCCATAATCTACCAGGCCAGGAATCTGAGCAAAATCAGTCAGATCCATTGATCCCTTTTGCACCAGTTCTTGTTGACACTTCCCAGCAGAGGGCCATGGATTATTCCAAGTTCTTTCCAACATTTGTTGCTACTGGTCCACCAGTTCCATACTTGGTATTTCCCTTTGGTAGTTTCACTTCCAACTCTGGAAAAACAGATGGATATGCAGGGCAATTGGATAGGGAAGAAGTGACAGATCAATTTCAAGAAAGTTCTGAACACCACGTCGATTTATTGGAGAACCTTGAGCAGTCTGAGGCTGTAGTGAGCCCTACTGTTTCTATGAATTCTGGTTCTGAGTTCTCCAAGGAATCTACTTCTGACATTCTAAACAGTGATCTGAATGGCCATCAGCAAAATCTAGTATATGGACGATTCTGCCAAAACCCTTATCATGGAACTGTATTCTACTCTTCGCCTTATGTAGGGCCAGAAATTTATCTTCCTGGTCATTACCCATGGGATGGTCCTGGAAGATCTCTTTCTGCTAATCTGAACTATGCACAAGCTATGGGATACAATTCTCGACTGATGCCTGTTTTGCCACTCCAGTCTGGTCCTGATGCGGCCTCTATTACCTTCCGGCATAGCGTAGATGAAGCTCCGAGGCCTCGTGTTGGTACTGGAACATACCTGCCAAATCCT AAGGTTTCTTTTAGAGATCGACAAAGTAGTTCAAGGAATCGAGGGAACCGGAACTATGATCGTAATGATGCTGGGGACAGACCAAGGGCTTTTGATCTTAGTCATGGCCGCAACCAATCTGATAGAGCCCGGACTGGCCGGCTTCCTACAGCCAGAAATCATGAGGATAAAAGATGGGAGTCATACAAGCATGAGCCTCTTGCCCACAGAGGTCATGACCGCACATTTGCATCTACAAATTTGTCGGGCAATCTAGATAATGCACATGGCAGGCACCCGCAATTTGCTTCCCATTCAAATGGTGTTCTTCCAGCTGCTGACCAACTAATTCCTCCTGTTGTGTTCATGTACCCATATGATCAAAGAATTGCAAATGGTTCGACTGCTGACCAACTTATGTTTGATTCTCTGAGGGCTGTGCATATACCTATTGGTAATGAAGCCCATAGGTTAAGAGTTACAGAAGGTGAACGTTTTGATCACAAGCATGATTCACAACACAGAGTTTCTTCTCGGCCATCTTCAGATCAACCTTCTTCACCTTAA
- the LOC122022265 gene encoding uncharacterized protein LOC122022265, whose amino-acid sequence MDNPSSPRPRRKHEEGEESDRPRFFDAKAKAMCWNNADVVSGRHPDRWRKDSAGNVVCKRFCNCHGCLCYEFDHIIPFSKGGESTATNCQILQTRVNRMKSNKQWIDKAELEGFSCDIKFTDKELDIIEMAVYGDVIRPGNQCRCRTVAEMMGIVKSKNPMAACELPYKQNQGPNDPA is encoded by the exons ATGGACAATCCCTCTTCTCCTCGGCCTCGTCGGAAACACGAGGAGGGGGAGGAGAGCGACCGGCCGAGGTTCTTCGACGCCAAGGCCAAGGCTATGTGCTGGAATAATGCGGATGTGGTGTCTGGCCGCCACCCCGATCGGTGGCGCAAGGACTCCGCTGGCAACGTTGTCTGCAAGCGCTTCTGCAACTGCCATGGATGCCTCTGCTACGAGTTCGACCACATTATTCCCTTCTCCAAAg GTGGAGAATCAACTGCTACGAATTGCCAAATTCTGCAAACGAGGGTCAATAGAATGAAATCAAATAAGCAGTGGATCGACAAAGCAGAACTAGAGGGTTTCTCGTGCGACATCAAGTTCACTG ATAAGGAGCTTGATATCATTGAGATGGCTGTGTACGGGGATGTTATTCGACCAGGGAATCAATGTCGTTGCAGGACTGTTGCAGAAATGATGGGGATAGTGAAATCTAAAAACCCCATGGCAGCATGTGAACTACCATACAAGCAAAATCAGGGACCAAATGACCCTGCCTGA